CGGACATGATTTGATAGAGCGAATAGAATCAAAAAACGGCATCCATACTCTGGAGTACGCAGAACAACTTGGCCTTGGCAGCAGAACATATGAGCTGGTAAGAATAGATAAATGATGCGCTATCATTCCTGTTTGGGATTGTCTACACGGTGTAATTACGACTAAGCTCTGGATTCAGGATGCCGGGTACGAGAGTACAAAGAAAGCCTTTGAGAAATCGCTAAAAAGAATCATCGAAAACATCAATATCTTTGACTTTGAATTAAGTCAAGAGGATATGGAGATGATTGCTACGTTAGATACGAAAAAAAGCTTGTTCTTTTCACATACCGATCCTGAAATCGTGAAACGGCTTAGCACCGTCAAATTTGATATTTAATTAGGTAAAATAAAAAATATATTTAATTGGGAAGGGATAAGAATGGCAAACTCAAAGAGCCTTATCGCTTATTTTTCACGTAAAGGAAATAATTATGTGGGCGGTAGTATTGTTAACCTGCCAATTGGTAACACAGAAGTAATAGCAAAGAAAATACAGAAATTAACAGGAAGTGACATGTTCCAAATCAAAACAGTAAAGTCTTATCCAGAAGATTATACGGAAACAACAAAAGTAGCAAAGGAAGAAGAGAGAAAAAATGCCAGACCCGAGCTTACAGAAATAGTAGATGATATGGAATCTTATGATGTGATTTATCTTGGGTATCCGAATTGGTGGGGAACGATGCCGATGGCGGTATTTACGTTTTTAGAGTCCCATGATTTTTCAGGAAAGACCATTATTCCATTTTGCACTCATGAAGGTAGTGGAATGGGAAGTAGTGAACACGATATAAAGAGACTTTGCCCGAATGCAAAAGTGCTACCTGGTTTGGCGATTCGAGGCAGCAGTGTTAACAATGCAGACGAGGATGTTGTAAACTGGCTAAAAAAACTTGATTTGTTACCATAAGTGAGAATTGGAAAAACACAAATAATGTAAATCTCTGACATTGAAAGAGTAATGACGGTATTGAATACTATTATAGTTATTACGCGAGGAGTGAAAAAAACACAATGAACAACAACTGGAAAATTTTCTTGTTAGCCTTTATCAGCTTTCTACTTGGTACGCTGCAATTTGTCTTCGGGGGCATTCTGGATAAGGTTGCAGCTTCAGTCGGCGTATCGGTGTCGGCAGCGGGACAGCTTATTACCGCATTTGCGCTTGGCAGTGCTATCGGCACGCCTATAACAATGATGGTGACCGCTAAGATGGAACGGCGCAAGTTGCTGCTGCTGGCTCTTGCTGTTATAATACTTAGCACCATTTCTACGGTAACCCTTCCAGGCTTTAGCTTTCTGATAGTTTCTCGCGTCGTGCTTGGGATTGGATTTGGAGTCTACGGCGTATGCGCCTTTTCCATTGTCGAGAAGTTGGCTCCTGCTGGACGAAAGGCCAGAGCGTTGTCCAACCTCGCAATGGGATCCAGCGCTGCCCTTGTACTCGGTATTCCCCTAGCCCGCATGGTTACAACGACATATGGTTGGAAGGCGATTTTTTGGGGCATCGGAATCTTAAGTCTGCTTTCATTCTTCGCAGTTATGCGGGCAATTCCGGCTACTGAAAGCGAAGCGCCCGTACCTCTAGGAAGGCAGCTTGCCCTCTTGAAGAAGCCAAAGATAGATATAGCCCTCGGCGTGACGTTTTTCATGTTTACCAGCTATTCGGTTGTCAACACCTATATTACTCCATTCCTAACCTCTGTCATGCCGATGATTGAACATGAAATAAGCGCTATACTTTTTGGCCTAGGCGTCGCAAGTTTAATAGGTGCCAAGCTTGGCGGCCTCCTTGCAGATCATATTGGCGCCGAACTCACGCTTATCGGCGGCATGGTTGTCCAAGCCCTTGCACTGGTGTTGATATCAATTTTCCCAACGTCGGTAATTGTTACCGTCCCGCTGCTTATGCTTTGGGCTATTGCAGCCTGGACGTCCGGACTCACCTTGAACTTAAACCTGGTCAAGCTTGCTCCGGAGGCTTCAGGTATCATGCTTAGCCTGAATGGTTCCTTTATTCAGTTCGGCTTTGCTGCGGGCGCCGGCATTGGGGGAATTGCTGTAGGAGGCTCTTCAATAATTGCGATTAGCTGGATCGGTGCAGTCTCAGTTGCATTCTCAGCCTGTGCCGCGGCAGTCTCCTTTGGCTTGCCCGTTCTTTCTCAAGTGCATGACAATGAAGTTCTGGAAGACAAACCCTATAAAGCAATAAAAATGGAATAATTTACAAAATTAACCCGTTATTTTGTTTCTCTCCTCAAGTCTTTGCGATATGCTCTCTCCCATAATCTTCTTGTTCCTTCTTATTATTTTCTTCTTTGGTTTTAAACGCACTTTTAAGTACAAATCAATATGGTTTCAATTTTTCTCAATTAAATTTTTGCCTGTTGCATTTAATTATACAACTAACCCTCCATAAGTTTACTGTTGACCTAGAGTTAACTCTAAGTGTTATAATTTCAGATATCAGGAGGTGTGATTACATGACCATTGCAGAAGTAAGCGAAAAATTTGGTCTTTCTCAGGATACAATCCGTTATTATGAACGCATCGGACTGATTCCTCATGTGAACCGT
This region of Caldanaerobius fijiensis DSM 17918 genomic DNA includes:
- a CDS encoding flavodoxin, with product MANSKSLIAYFSRKGNNYVGGSIVNLPIGNTEVIAKKIQKLTGSDMFQIKTVKSYPEDYTETTKVAKEEERKNARPELTEIVDDMESYDVIYLGYPNWWGTMPMAVFTFLESHDFSGKTIIPFCTHEGSGMGSSEHDIKRLCPNAKVLPGLAIRGSSVNNADEDVVNWLKKLDLLP
- a CDS encoding MFS transporter — encoded protein: MNNNWKIFLLAFISFLLGTLQFVFGGILDKVAASVGVSVSAAGQLITAFALGSAIGTPITMMVTAKMERRKLLLLALAVIILSTISTVTLPGFSFLIVSRVVLGIGFGVYGVCAFSIVEKLAPAGRKARALSNLAMGSSAALVLGIPLARMVTTTYGWKAIFWGIGILSLLSFFAVMRAIPATESEAPVPLGRQLALLKKPKIDIALGVTFFMFTSYSVVNTYITPFLTSVMPMIEHEISAILFGLGVASLIGAKLGGLLADHIGAELTLIGGMVVQALALVLISIFPTSVIVTVPLLMLWAIAAWTSGLTLNLNLVKLAPEASGIMLSLNGSFIQFGFAAGAGIGGIAVGGSSIIAISWIGAVSVAFSACAAAVSFGLPVLSQVHDNEVLEDKPYKAIKME